The following proteins come from a genomic window of Pleuronectes platessa chromosome 2, fPlePla1.1, whole genome shotgun sequence:
- the tgm2b gene encoding protein-glutamine gamma-glutamyltransferase 2, translating to MAQALDIERWDLECKFNNLDHHTDLNGVDRLIVRRGQMFNLSLYLRSGSYQPGLSSLDILAETGPHPSEQYGTRASFGLSAKIDTSRWSAAVTSPPGDMVALSVCSAPDAPIGRYTLTLGGSGRIEFILLFNPWCPSDAVYMDNEQSLAEYVLSQDGIIFRGSYKHPIPTPWNFGQFESGILDVCLRLLDVNPKCLNDPGKDCSGRRNPIYVSRVLSAMVNCNDDRGVLLGKWSGGYEGGVSPMFWRGSVEILRNWETQACQPVRYGQCWVFAAVACSISRALGIPCRVVTNYLSAHDTNSNLVIERYINENGELIQSRDMIWNYHCWVENWMTRPDLTSDFNGWQATDPTPQEKSEGVYCCGPTPVRAIKEGELTFKYDTPFVFAEVNADVITFQKKKDGSTSNVTASTAVGKNISTKSVGSDAREDITHLYKYPEGSGEERGAFQKANHQNKLLQKQQNQGLHLTIKLSSDMRKGCDFDVFAVVTNDTQSNKKCRLVLGSCAVSYNGFLGGNCGFKDLLNVELSPGAERRVPLRLNYSKYSDKLTEDNLIRVAALVLDYTTEETILAVKNIVLDNPDIKVKIIGEPKMNRKLAAEITLHNPLPETLDNCCFSIEGANLTGGSVITERLGSSVGPGEDAKVKIYFTPSHSGLRKLVVDFDSSKLCHVKGYRNVIIGK from the exons ATGGCTCAAG ctCTGGATATCGAACGCTGGGACCTGGAGTGTAAGTTCAACAACCTCGACCATCACACTGATCTGAACGGTGTGGACCGGCTGATCGTCAGGAGAGGTCAGATGTTCAACCTCAGCCTGTACCTGCGCTCTGGAAGCTATCAGCCAGGACTCAGCTCGCTTGACATTCTTGCAGAAACAG GTCCTCATCCCTCTGAGCAGTATGGCACCAGGGCCTCCTTCGGTTTGTCAGCCAAGATTGACACTTCCCGCTGGAGCGCCGCTGTCACCAGTCCTCCTGGAGACATGGTggccctgtctgtctgctctgccCCCGACGCACCTATTGGCCGCTACACCCTGACCCTGGGAGGATCGGGGCGGATCGAGTTCATCCTGCTCTTTAACCCCTGGTGTCCAA GCGATGCAGTGTACATGGACAATGAGCAGAGTTTGGCAGAATACGTCTTGTCTCAGGATGGAATCATTTTTCGAGGCAGCTACAAACATCCCATTCCTACACCCTGGAACTTTGGCCAG tttgaaaGTGGAATCCTTGATGTCTGTCTGAGGCTTCTGGATGTGAATCCTAAATGTCTGAATGATCCTGGCAAAGACTGTTCAGGGAGGAGAAATCCCATCTACGTGTCCAGAGTGCTGAGTGCTATG GTGAATTGTAATGATGACAGAGGGGTGTTGCTGGGAAAATGGTCTGGTGGTTATGAAGGAGGTGTGAGCCCCATGTTCTGGAGGGGCAGTGTGGAGATTCTCCGCAACTGGGAAACACAAGCCTGTCAGCCTGTGCGCTACGGACAGTGCTGGGTGTTTGCTGCAGTGGCCTGCTCAA TTTCCAGAGCTCTTGGTATTCCCTGTCGAGTCGTCACTAACTACCTATCAGCCCACGACACCAACAGCAACCTGGTGATCGAACGTTACATCAACGAAAATGGAGAACTCATTCAGTCCAGAGACATGATCTG GAATTATCACTGCTGGGTGGAGAACTGGATGACCCGGCCCGACCTTACATCTGATTTTAATGGCTGGCAGGCCACTGACCCTACACCTCAGGAGAAAAGTGAAG GAGTGTACTGCTGTGGCCCCACTCCCGTCAGGGCCATCAAGGAGGGAGAGCTCACGTTCAAGTACGACACCCCATTCGTCTTTGCGGAGGTCAACGCAGACGTCATCACTTTCCAGAAGAAAAAAGATGGCAGCACATCGAACGTCACAGCCTCTACAGCAGTAGGCAAGAACATTAGCACGAAGAGTGTGGGCAGTGACGCCAGAGAGGACATCACTCATCTTTACAAGTATCCTGAAG GTTCTGGTGAAGAGCGGGGGGCTTTCCAGAAGGCCAACCACCAAAACAAGCTGCTCCAGAAGCAGCAGAATCAGGGCCTACACCTCACCATCAAGTTGTCCTCGGACATGAGGAAGGGCTGCGACTTTGATGTGTTTGCCGTGGTTACCAACGACACCCAAAGCAACAAGAAGTGCCGCTTGGTGCTTGGATCCTGCGCCGTGTCCTACAATGGGTTTCTGGGAGGGAACTGTGGCTTTAAAGATCTGCTCAATGTCGAGCTGTCTCCAGGAGCAG AGAGACGGGTTCCACTCCGGTTGAACTACTCTAAGTACAGTGACAAGCTCACTGAGGACAACTTAATCCGTGTGGCGGCTCTGGTTTTGGACTACACCACAGAGGAAACAATACTGGCAGTGAAAAACATTGTGCTGGACAACCCTGACATCAAAGTCAAA ATCATAGGTGAACCAAAGATGAATCGTAAACTGGCTGCAGAAATCACCCTCCACAATCCGCTCCCGGAGACACTGGACAACTGCTGCTTCAGCATTGAAGGGGCCAACCTTACCGGAGGCAGCGTCATCACTGAGAG GCTGGGCTCCTCCGTGGGACCAGGGGAAGATGCGAAGGTCAAAATTTACTTCACTCCCTCTCACTCCGGCCTGAGGAAGCTGGTGGTCGACTTTGACAGCAGTAAATTGTGTCACGTCAAGGGCTACAGAAACGTCATCATCGGAAAATAG